The genome window AAATTGCATATTGAGGATtataattgatatatatatatatattgcattaGAATTCTAAAAGAAAAGATATTTGTTTATACCCTAAGTCATAATTAACGATAGTAATTACTATAAGACATCTTACATACTTATATAGCTTCTTCGTATCAGAATTCAAATATCGTTTATGTAACAATAccaaatttttaaatcaaagtTCATATCAAATATTTgttaatttttatttgatttacaATTAGTATTAGTATGCACAATGTATTAATTAAATAGAATATAATCGATAAATAGAGCTTAGTAATATGAATCATATGATCACACTAAAAgtatatttttttatgtatacTAATGGATAAATCCGCCTATAAGAGAACAATTAAACTAAGCCGATAAATATTAATTCAAAACTTAACTATACCTCTCGGTATCATCAATCTCCAACTTTAAatctttatatttttttaatatttaattaagaTTAACCCAACATATAAACAATTTATGAGatgaatataatttttttattatttatatatgaaattatatttgtTCAATtgaatataattttttattacttaatatatgaaattatatttgttcaacccgtataataaatgggatttttaaagatatgttgtaTTACCATTTAGTACATAAAATTACACTTATTCAatccatgtaatacacggggttctaacctagtagaTATTATAAACAAATCTGCTTCAAAAAAAGATATTATAAACAAATTtgtaatttatatttatttcgataTTCAACCCGTATTaatacgcgggttcgtaaactaAAAAATGAGTATTCTCTCCAACATAACAAATCAAAAGATATTTCATCAGATAATTAGTAACAATACATacttttctcaaaaaaaaaaaaaaaaaaaaaagaaaaaaaaaaaacaaacccttaGTAACAATGCATCATATATCATAAATAAAAACTACATTAAAGCACGATAACTAATGCTGAGATAAACTATAACAAATCGACCCAAATCGCAGCAAAAACTATGGACAAACTCCTAAGCAAATGGTTAGGGTCGGTTGCAGGTGTTGCAACCGACCTTGATCCGGTGGTGCTCATTGGCACTAGTGAGCTAACATTTGCGCGTGGAGTGGTGGTTAGATTATAACTCATTTTAAGGACCCTAACATCGAGCTTTTGGCCGGCTTCACAATGGCTTGGAAAACTGCATATGAAGTAGTAATGCCCGGGCGCCTTAATAATGAATGAGTCGTTACCAGTTTTGTAGGTTTTCCACGGTGTGGTTATGTTGCATGATCGGAAACCATGTTGGTTCACTTGCATCACGTCGTGGGCAGTTGGGTTATAATGAAACACTGCATGTTATTATAAAACTTTACAGGCACGCACTATCATTGTCTATCGTTACACATTGTTATTTTTATTGTTGTACATAAAAATAAGTTCTATAGGAGTTTATTAGTTATATAAACAAAACTACACTTACAAAGAGTATCACCAACACGAAAACTTTTTGATGATGCCCAAGTCGAGTAACTTGAATCAACAAGAATCGTCCAACCCTGAGAATCACCCACGCTATACACCTCACCTATCACCGCCTTCATCACGACGCCTTCGATTATCATTGATAACATCAAATGAAACATCATTCTTGTCTTCAACATCGTTACATGCACTCGAGGTTTGATGAATTATTTACATTATATGGTAGAAGTTTGGAGGGACTAGTGCACATATTTATGTGAAGTACAACCATAACATTATCATGTTATCTACATGAGTTGTTAGTACTTTTTGCATTTGGTTGAAAGTGAACTTCTTGTGTAACATGCCCTTCTCACTTTCACCAAatcggtcccccacaccgccccccttgGCCCGGCTTGTTTAAATCGGTGTGCACAAGACGATGAAGACGGGCCTGCAATCttgcctctctctctctatctctctcatCTTTGTCTCTCCTCTCTCTCTAACTCCAACTGCAATCTTGCCCCATCCtccaccccctaggtccatcctctGCAAGCCTTTCCTACGTGGCggtgacgtggcggcccatcctcatGGGGATGAGCCTCCCATACCCACTGGTCTTATAGATGTAAATAGATAGATATAGATGTACAATTACCAATGCAACTTGTACAAACCTCCATGCATAAGCCATTATTATACAAAAACATAAAGTGAGGATCTTTGAACATCAACACACACATATGCTTACACAACTTTAGGTATAATTTCACTTTAGATACAAAACTTTGCAGGTCGAATATGATTCGAGTAGAAAGTG of Helianthus annuus cultivar XRQ/B chromosome 1, HanXRQr2.0-SUNRISE, whole genome shotgun sequence contains these proteins:
- the LOC110943774 gene encoding mavicyanin; this encodes MLKTRMMFHLMLSMIIEGVVMKAVIGEVYSVGDSQGWTILVDSSYSTWASSKSFRVGDTLLFHYNPTAHDVMQVNQHGFRSCNITTPWKTYKTGNDSFIIKAPGHYYFICSFPSHCEAGQKLDVRVLKMSYNLTTTPRANVSSLVPMSTTGSRSVATPATDPNHLLRSLSIVFAAIWVDLL